A portion of the Phyllopteryx taeniolatus isolate TA_2022b chromosome 15, UOR_Ptae_1.2, whole genome shotgun sequence genome contains these proteins:
- the hwa gene encoding protein huluwa isoform X1 has translation MSHPRQSSPPTPSLSEGYPVPSLTLVVLLLIPAVVVLLLLNCLFLGYKLLLLSKARPRPRSPDDAVGFLQRARRSPDAEVFSTRRPYMSLSEPALPRPRVTSSRASSSGRGQGIWLLRPGSGSRTPSSIRAAAAVAVSASSSSSRASRFSNAERRHSAPGLSQSSDSEADTRGNLVPPNSPTCVYKEAEHMAGIRRTSAYGMLTEPSPGALHPLDKVYMECDFYIQPPSEGSCPNTLAEGSGLDSDFGASAVAKLCSRCVPADFVGGQRRLVQRRADVSVGVGLLRPVLRQAEPRAQTQTPLACRAQQTVLGVKSPFTFECLFIAYLFYLKMWT, from the exons ATGTCGCACCCACGTCAGAGCAGCCCACCCACCCCCAGCCTGAGCGAGGGTTACCCGGTGCCCAGCCTCACCCTGGTGGTCCTGCTGCTCATCCCCGCCGTGGTCGTGCTGCTCCTGCTCAACTGCCTCTTCCTGGGCTACAAGCTGCTGCTCCTCTCCAAGGCGAGGCCTCGGCCGCGGTCCCCAGACGACGCGGTGGGGTTCCTGCAGCGGGCCCGGAGGTCGCCCGACGCGGAGGTGTTCTCAACCCGGAGGCCGTACATGTCGCTGTCCGAGCCCGCCCTGCCTCGGCCGCGGGTCACCTCCTCCAGGGCTTCTTCGTCCGGCAGGGGGCAAGGGATCTGGCTGCTGAGGCCGGGGTCCGGGTCGAGGACGCCCAGCAGCAtccgggcggcggcggcggtggcggtgtcggcctcctcctcctcctcccgggCGTCCAGATTCAGCAATGCCGAGAGGCGTCACAGCGCGCCGGGGTTGTCTCAGTCCAGCGACTCGGAGGCCGACACCAGAGGCAACCTGGTGCCGCCCAACTCTCCCACA TGCGTTTACAAGGAAGCGGAGCACATGGCTGGCATCCGTCGAACGAGCGCGTACGGGATGCTGACCGAGCCGAGCCCGGGCGCGCTACACCCGCTGGACAAAGTTTACATGGAGTGCGATTTCTACATCCAGCCACCCTCTGAGGGTTCCTGCCCCAACACGTTGGCAGAGGGCTCCGGGCTGGACAGCGACTTTGGTGCCAGTGCAG TTGCCAAATTGTGTTCAAGGTGTGTCCCTGCGGATTTTGTCGGCGGACAGCGACGGCTTGTCCAACGGCGTGCTGACGTCAGCGTTGGAGTGGGACTATTACGACCCGTGCTACGTCAAGCAGAACCACGTGcccaaacacaaacaccacTGGCCTGCCGTGCACAGCAAACAGTACTGGGTGTAAAAAGTCCATTTACTTTTGAGTGTCTATTTATAGcttatttattctatttaaaaatgtggacataa
- the hwa gene encoding protein huluwa isoform X2, protein MSHPRQSSPPTPSLSEGYPVPSLTLVVLLLIPAVVVLLLLNCLFLGYKLLLLSKARPRPRSPDDAVGFLQRARRSPDAEVFSTRRPYMSLSEPALPRPRVTSSRASSSGRGQGIWLLRPGSGSRTPSSIRAAAAVAVSASSSSSRASRFSNAERRHSAPGLSQSSDSEADTRGNLVPPNSPTCVYKEAEHMAGIRRTSAYGMLTEPSPGALHPLDKVYMECDFYIQPPSEGSCPNTLAEGSGLDSDFGASAGVSLRILSADSDGLSNGVLTSALEWDYYDPCYVKQNHVPKHKHHWPAVHSKQYWV, encoded by the exons ATGTCGCACCCACGTCAGAGCAGCCCACCCACCCCCAGCCTGAGCGAGGGTTACCCGGTGCCCAGCCTCACCCTGGTGGTCCTGCTGCTCATCCCCGCCGTGGTCGTGCTGCTCCTGCTCAACTGCCTCTTCCTGGGCTACAAGCTGCTGCTCCTCTCCAAGGCGAGGCCTCGGCCGCGGTCCCCAGACGACGCGGTGGGGTTCCTGCAGCGGGCCCGGAGGTCGCCCGACGCGGAGGTGTTCTCAACCCGGAGGCCGTACATGTCGCTGTCCGAGCCCGCCCTGCCTCGGCCGCGGGTCACCTCCTCCAGGGCTTCTTCGTCCGGCAGGGGGCAAGGGATCTGGCTGCTGAGGCCGGGGTCCGGGTCGAGGACGCCCAGCAGCAtccgggcggcggcggcggtggcggtgtcggcctcctcctcctcctcccgggCGTCCAGATTCAGCAATGCCGAGAGGCGTCACAGCGCGCCGGGGTTGTCTCAGTCCAGCGACTCGGAGGCCGACACCAGAGGCAACCTGGTGCCGCCCAACTCTCCCACA TGCGTTTACAAGGAAGCGGAGCACATGGCTGGCATCCGTCGAACGAGCGCGTACGGGATGCTGACCGAGCCGAGCCCGGGCGCGCTACACCCGCTGGACAAAGTTTACATGGAGTGCGATTTCTACATCCAGCCACCCTCTGAGGGTTCCTGCCCCAACACGTTGGCAGAGGGCTCCGGGCTGGACAGCGACTTTGGTGCCAGTGCAG GTGTGTCCCTGCGGATTTTGTCGGCGGACAGCGACGGCTTGTCCAACGGCGTGCTGACGTCAGCGTTGGAGTGGGACTATTACGACCCGTGCTACGTCAAGCAGAACCACGTGcccaaacacaaacaccacTGGCCTGCCGTGCACAGCAAACAGTACTGGGTGTAA
- the LOC133490366 gene encoding dnaJ homolog subfamily B member 5-like — translation MVLIWTQFGVKHKNVNVKCKVRVMHRGDSLGSASSAEGTKSEPDAPCLSIKPSAGKDFYKVLGVAPDSNEDEIKKAYRKMALKFHPDKNSDADAEDRFKEIAEAYEVLTDPGKRSVYDQFGEEGLKSGVSVAGQGNTFRKHFPTDPHDTFSSFFHGSDHFDIFFGHDGDDDELFNPFRRFPFSHVGGYPGHEGGGLRRGGRRPWGKALVRELPVSLEDVLHGCAKHVKITRSRLGPDGRSLWTEDKVLNVVVKKGWKAGTKITFPREGDETPDNTPADVTFILRDEEHPQYKRDGSNIIYTASITLKEALCGCTVNVPTLDNRLMPLPCSDVIRPGAVRRLRGEGLPVARSPSRRGDLVVEFQVLFPDRIPPQSREIIKHSLGQC, via the exons ATGGTTCTCATCTGGACACAGTTTGGAGTCAAGCACAAAAATGTCAACGTCAAGTGCAAAGTTCGGGTGATGCACAGAGGAGACAGCTTGGGATCGGCTTCATCCGCT GAAGGCACCAAATCGGAGCCGGACGCCCCCTGTCTTTCCATCAAGCCCAGTGCCGGCAAGGACTTCTACAAAGTCTTGGGCGTGGCGCCGGACTCCAACGAGGACGAGATCAAGAAGGCCTACCGCAAGATGGCGCTCAAGTTCCACCCAGACAAGAACAGCGACGCCGACGCCGAGGACCGCTTCAAGGAAATCGCCGAGGCCTACGAGGTGCTGACCGATCCCGGGAAGAGGAGCGTCTACGACCAGTTCGGAGAGGAAG GTCTCAAGAGCGGCGTGTCTGTGGCGGGACAGGGCAACACTTTCCGCAAGCACTTCCCCACCGACCCGCACGACAccttctcctccttcttccACGGCTCCGACCACTTCGACATCTTCTTCGGTCACGACGGCGATGACGATGAGCTCTTCAACCCCTTTCGCCGCTTCCCCTTCAGCCACGTGGGCGGTTACCCCGGCCACGAGGGCGGCGGCCTGAGGCGGGGCGGGCGGCGGCCGTGGGGCAAGGCGCTAGTGCGCGAGCTGCCGGTCAGCTTGGAGGACGTGTTGCACGGCTGCGCCAAGCACGTCAAGATCACCCGCAGCCGCCTCGGTCCGGACGGCCGCAGCCTGTGGACAGAGGACAAGGTGCTGAACGTGGTGGTGAAGAAAGGCTGGAAGGCGGGCACCAAGATCACCTTCCCCCGGGAGGGCGACGAGACACCCGACAACACGCCCGCCGACGTCACCTTCATCCTCAGGGACGAAGAGCACCCGCAGTACAAGAGAGACGGCTCCAACATCATCTACACGGCCAGCATCACCCTCAAAGAG GCCCTTTGCGGCTGCACGGTCAACGTTCCCACGCTGGACAACCGCCTGATGCCCCTGCCGTGCAGCGACGTCATCAGGCCGGGAGCGGTGCGGCGCCTGCGGGGCGAGGGCCTGCCCGTTGCCCGAAGTCCGTCGCGGCGGGGCGACCTGGTGGTGGAGTTCCAGGTGCTTTTCCCGGACAGGATCCCGCCGCAGTCGCGGGAAATCATCAAGCACAGCCTGGGCCAGTGCTAG
- the thbs4b gene encoding thrombospondin-4-B: MGRWSAAIVASQLLLQLCTYVRAQALVYDLLTSPDCLPDLLQGGLADQGANEAFILASFKLQPKTGTTVFGLYNPRDNSKYFEFTVMGKLNKAVLRYLRTDKRTSSVTFNNLALADGNVHKLLFHLRGLQQPGGPGGVELHLDCKLVETVRDLPAAFQGLPAGYGMVELKTMLNKDQEGLHELKMVVGDTFENVASLQDCHFQQRDSVQTLGVNTKQLSNQMMELTKVLNELKDILIQQVKETSFLTNTISECQACGLGGTEVVKPRCGPGVCFRDGMCRETADAVDCGPCPDGYTGDGFNCDDVDECQFKPCFPGVKCVNTAPGFRCDACPLGYTGLPIEGVGELFAQTNKQVCDDIDECKGPNNGGCAANSICHNSEGSYHCGSCKTGFTGDQVKGCEPEISCGNRLTNPCDVNAHCVAKRDGSVSCQCGIGWAGNGFLCGKDTDIDGYPDEKLKCKDPSCKKDNCVFVPNSGQEDADRDGRGDACDDDADGDGIPNEQDNCWLKPNVDQRNSDKDTHGDACDNCRLVENPDQRDTDGDGKGDACDDDIDGDGLKNFLDNCQDVQNRDQLDRDGDGVGDACDSCPDIPNPNQSDVDNDLVGDSCDTNQDSDGDGHQDTKDNCPFVINSSQLDTDKDGLGDECDDDDDNDGIPDVIPPGPDNCRLVPNPEQTDDNNDGVGDICESDFDQDKIVDQIDNCPENAEVTLTDFRAFQTVVLDPEGDAQIDPNWVVLNQGMEIVQTMNSDPGLAVGYTAFSGVDFEGTFHVNTVTDDDYAGFIFGYQDSSSFYVVMWKQTEQTYWQATPFRAVAEPGIQLKAVKSRSGPGEHLRNSLWHTGDTQDQVRLLWKDPRNVGWKDKVSYRWYLQHRPQVGYIRARFYEGSELVADSGVTIDTTMRGGRLGVFCFSQENIIWSNLRYRCNDTIPEDFQEFSAQHGVDSL; this comes from the exons ATGGGCCGGTGGAGCGCGGCGATCGTGGCCTCGCAGCTTCTGCTACAACTCTGCACATACGTGAGAGCCCAGGCTTTAG TGTATGATCTGCTGACCTCGCCCGACTGCCTGCCCGATCTGCTGCAGGGCGGTCTGGCCGATCAGGGGGCCAACGAGGCCTTCATCCTGGCCTCCTTCAAACTGCAGCCCAAGACCGGCACCACCGTGTTCGGCCTGTACAACCCGCGGGACAACAGCAAGTACTTTGAGTTCACCGTGATGGGCAAACTCAACAAAG CCGTGTTGCGCTACCTGCGCACCGACAAGAGGACGAGCTCGGTGACCTTCAACAATCTGGCGCTGGCAGACGGCAACGTCCACAAACTGTTGTTCCACCTGAGGGGTCTTCAGCAGCCGGGTGGTCCGGGTGGGGTGGAGCTGCATCTGGACTGCAAGCTGGTGGAGACAGTGCGGGATCTCCCCGCCGCCTTCCAGGGTTTGCCAGCCGGCTACGGCATGGTGGAGCTGAAGACCATGTTGAATAAAGATCAA GAGGGCTTACATGAGCTTAAGATGGTGGTGGGAGACACCTTTGAGAACGTTGCTTCATTGCAAGACTGCCATTTTCAGCAAAGAGACTCTGTGCAAACCTTGG GCGTCAACACCAAGCAGCTATCCAATCAGATGATGGAGTTGACCAAGGTGCTCAACGAGCTGAAAGACATCCTCATCCAGCAG GTGAAAGAAACCTCCTTCCTCACCAACACCATCTCCGAGTGTCAGGCCTGCG GTCTGGGCGGGACCGAAGTGGTGAAGCCGAGGTGCGGCCCCGGCGTGTGTTTCCGCGACGGCATGTGCCGGGAAACGGCGGACGCCGTGGACTGCGGGCCTTGTCCCGACGGCTACACGGGAGACGGCTTCAACTGCGACGATGTGGACGAG TGCCAGTTCAAGCCTTGCTTCCCCGGAGTAAAGTGCGTGAACACCGCACCGGGCTTCCGCTGCGACGCTTGCCCGCTGGGCTACACTGGCCTGCCAATAGAGGGCGTAGGAGAGCTGTTCGCCCAAACCAACAAACAG GTGTGCGATGACATCGACGAATGCAAAGGACCAAATAACGGCGGCTGTGCGGCCAATTCCATCTGTCACAACTCGGAG GGCTCCTACCACTGCGGCAGCTGCAAGACGGGCTTCACGGGCGACCAGGTGAAAGGCTGCGAGCCCGAGATCAGCTGCGGTAACCGCCTGACCAACCCTTGCGACGTCAACGCGCACTGCGTGGCCAAGAGGGACGGCTCTGTCTCCTGCCAG TGTGGAATCGGCTGGGCTGGAAACGGATTCCTGTGCGGAAAGGACACCGACATAGATGGATATCCCGACGAGAAACTCAAGTGTAAGGACCCCTCATGTAAAAAG GACAACTGCGTCTTCGTTCCAAACTCCGGCCAAGAGGACGCCGACCGGGACGGCCGAGGAGACGCCTGCGACGACGACGCGGACGGCGACGGCATTCCCAACGAGCAG GACAACTGCTGGTTGAAGCCCAACGTGGACCAGAGAAACAGCGACAAGGACACACACGGCGACGCCTGCGACAACTGCCGTCTGGTGGAGAACCCGGACCAGAGAGACACGGACGGCGACGGCAAAGGCGACGCCTGCGATGACGACATTGACGGAGACG GCCTCAAGAACTTCCTTGACAACTGCCAGGACGTCCAGAACCGAGACCAGCTGGACCGCGATGGCGACGGCGTGGGAGACGCGTGCGACAGCTGCCCCGACATCCCCAACCCGAACCAG TCTGATGTTGACAACGACCTTGTGGGCGACTCGTGTGACACAAACCAGGACAG CGACGGCGACGGCCACCAGGACACCAAGGACAACTGCCCCTTCGTGATCAACAGCTCGCAGTTGGACACCGACAAAGACGGCCTGGGCGACGAgtgcgacgacgacgacgacaacgacGGCATCCCGGACGTCATCCCGCCCGGACCGGACAACTGCAGGCTGGTTCCCAACCCGGAGCAGACGGACGACAACA ACGACGGCGTGGGCGACATTTGCGAATCCGACTTCGACCAGGACAAAATTGTCGACCAGATCGACAACTGCCCCGAAAACGCAGAGGTGACGCTGACCGACTTTAGGGCCTTCCAGACAGTGGTGCTGGATCCTGAGGGCGACGCTCAGATTGACCCCAACTGGGTGGTCCTCAACCAG GGAATGGAAATCGTCCAGACCATGAACAGCGATCCGGGTCTGGCTGTGG GTTACACGGCCTTCAGCGGCGTGGACTTCGAAGGGACGTTTCACGTCAACACGGTGACGGACGACGATTACGCCGGCTTCATCTTCGGCTACCAGGACTCGTCGTCCTTCTACGTGGTCATGTGGAAGCAGACGGAGCAGACATATTGGCAGGCCACGCCGTTCCGAGCCGTGGCCGAGCCCGGCATACAGCTCAAG GCAGTCAAATCCCGATCTGGACCCGGGGAGCATCTAAGGAACTCCTTGTGGCACACCGGGGACACCCAAGACCAGGTGCGCCTCCTGTGGAAGGACCCCCGTAACGTGGGCTGGAAGGATAAAGTGTCCTACCGCTGGTACCTGCAGCACCGCCCGCAGGTTGGATACATCAG GGCTCGCTTCTACGAGGGATCCGAGCTGGTGGCCGACTCGGGCGTGACCATCGACACGACCATGAGGGGGGGCAGACTCGGTGTCTTCTGCTTCTCGCAAGAAAATATCATTTGGTCCAACTTGAGATACCGCTGCAATG ACACCATTCCAGAGGACTTCCAAGAGTTCAGCGCTCAACACGGCGTTGACTCCCTCTAA